A single window of Pseudarthrobacter psychrotolerans DNA harbors:
- the xerD gene encoding site-specific tyrosine recombinase XerD has protein sequence MTAATEAETPAPPVRPQTAIERAITEYLQHMGVERGLAANTLSAYRRDLARYSRYVTSEGCHSPGQITRHHVTGFVMALNDGSDGGTALGVRSAARTVVAVRGLHKFWALEGITTTDPASDVHPPMPGKRLPKAISVDEVTRILEAVGTDTATGLRDRALLEFLYSTGARISEAVGLDVDDIALHEDEAGPAVVRLFGKGSKERLVPLGSYGVRAVDAYLVRGRPLLAAKGTGTPALFLNARGGRISRQSAWTILKAAAEKANITKDVSPHTLRHSFATHLLEGGADVRVVQELLGHASVTTTQVYTLVTADTLREIYAAAHPRALG, from the coding sequence ATGACGGCGGCTACTGAGGCAGAAACCCCGGCGCCGCCCGTGCGGCCACAGACCGCCATCGAGCGCGCCATCACCGAGTATCTGCAGCACATGGGCGTGGAACGCGGCCTGGCCGCCAACACACTCTCCGCCTACCGCCGTGACCTGGCGCGCTACTCCCGCTACGTGACATCGGAGGGCTGCCACAGTCCGGGCCAGATCACCCGCCATCACGTCACGGGGTTCGTTATGGCCCTCAACGACGGATCCGACGGCGGCACAGCCCTGGGCGTCAGGTCTGCTGCCAGGACCGTGGTGGCCGTCCGGGGGCTGCACAAGTTCTGGGCCCTGGAGGGGATCACCACGACGGACCCCGCCAGCGACGTCCACCCGCCGATGCCGGGCAAGCGGCTGCCCAAGGCCATCAGCGTGGACGAAGTCACGCGGATCCTTGAGGCCGTGGGCACCGACACCGCCACAGGACTCAGGGACCGCGCCCTGCTCGAATTTCTCTATTCCACCGGGGCAAGGATCAGCGAGGCCGTGGGCCTGGACGTTGACGACATTGCCCTGCACGAGGACGAAGCCGGACCCGCCGTGGTCCGCCTGTTCGGCAAGGGATCCAAGGAACGGCTGGTGCCGCTGGGATCCTATGGGGTGCGGGCCGTGGACGCGTACCTGGTGCGCGGCCGTCCGCTGCTGGCGGCGAAGGGCACGGGAACGCCCGCCCTGTTCCTGAACGCCCGGGGCGGAAGGATCAGCCGGCAAAGTGCCTGGACCATCCTGAAGGCGGCGGCGGAAAAGGCCAACATCACAAAGGATGTTTCCCCGCACACGCTGCGGCACTCCTTCGCGACGCACCTGCTCGAGGGCGGCGCGGATGTCCGCGTGGTGCAGGAGTTGCTGGGGCACGCCTCGGTCACCACCACGCAGGTCTACACCCTGGTCACCGCTGACACGCTCAGGGAAATTTACGCAGCGGCCCACCCCCGGGCGCTGGGCTGA
- a CDS encoding TlyA family RNA methyltransferase, with translation MARLDQALVARGLARSRTHAASLIAEGKVSSAGQILSKASLQVDDGKDLSVEHTEADSYVSRAGHKLAGALDVFPEVTVAGKRCLDAGASTGGFTEVLLRRGAAHVVAVDVGHDQLVPQLRADDRVAVHEGLNVRYMAPADIGGQAELTVADLSFISLTLVVLPLALCTQPGGDLVLMVKPQFEIGKDRLGRTGVVTSERERRMAVEKVANTALDAGLDLCGLAASPLPGQDGNVEYFLWIKRRMTQELPKIEERLAAIDGLLGRIWPNH, from the coding sequence ATGGCACGACTTGACCAGGCGCTCGTCGCCCGCGGCCTGGCCAGGTCCCGGACCCACGCAGCATCGTTGATTGCCGAGGGCAAGGTGAGCTCGGCCGGCCAGATCCTGTCCAAGGCGTCCCTGCAGGTCGACGACGGCAAGGATCTTTCGGTCGAGCACACGGAAGCGGACAGCTACGTCAGCCGGGCCGGGCACAAGCTGGCAGGCGCTTTGGATGTATTCCCGGAGGTCACCGTTGCGGGCAAACGGTGCCTCGACGCCGGGGCCTCCACCGGCGGTTTCACCGAGGTGCTCCTGCGGCGCGGTGCGGCACACGTGGTGGCGGTCGACGTCGGCCATGACCAGCTGGTCCCGCAGCTCCGCGCCGATGACCGGGTAGCCGTGCACGAGGGCCTCAACGTGCGGTACATGGCGCCCGCGGACATCGGCGGACAAGCCGAACTCACGGTGGCCGACCTCTCCTTCATCTCGCTGACCCTGGTGGTCCTGCCCCTGGCGCTGTGCACGCAGCCGGGCGGTGACCTGGTGCTGATGGTGAAGCCCCAGTTCGAGATCGGCAAGGACCGGCTGGGCCGCACCGGCGTGGTCACCTCCGAGCGCGAACGCCGAATGGCGGTGGAAAAAGTTGCCAATACAGCGCTCGACGCCGGACTGGACTTATGCGGCTTAGCGGCCAGTCCGCTGCCGGGCCAGGACGGAAACGTCGAATACTTCCTGTGGATAAAGCGCAGGATGACCCAAGAACTGCCTAAGATCGAAGAGCGCCTCGCAGCCATTGACGGATTGCTTGGCCGAATCTGGCCGAACCACTAG
- a CDS encoding CTP synthase has translation MIGSNSVVQRSNSRVNSRFPGSSKTTKHIFVTGGVASSLGKGLTASSLGHLLRARGLSVTMQKLDPYLNVDPGTMNPFQHGEVFVTDDGAETDLDIGHYERFLDENLEGSANVTTGQVYSTVIAKERRGEYLGDTVQVIPHITDEIKRRMRLPAEGKNAPDVIITEIGGTVGDIESQPFLESARQVRQDIGRGNVFFVHVSLVPYIGPSQELKTKPTQHSVAALRSIGIQPEAIVVRSDREVPQAMRDKIGRMCDVDIEAVIGCPDAPSIYDIPKTLHSQGLDSYIVRALDLPFKDVDWTSWDKLLEAVHNPKHHVEIALVGKYIDLPDAYLSVTEALRAGGFANDTKVKIRWVPSDECETHEGAVASLDGVDAICVPGGFGIRGLEGKLGALKYARETKLPVLGLCLGLQCMVIEYARNVVGLEGASSSEFEPDSKYPVIATMEEQLDIVDGKGDLGGTMRLGLYEAKLDDGSVIAETYGKTTVSERHRHRYEVNNKYRDQIAAEGLVFSGTSPDGKLVEFVELPREVHPFYVATQAHPELSSRPTRPHPLFAGLIKAALDHQNAQDVPAAKLSRTVAAK, from the coding sequence ATGATAGGCTCGAATTCCGTGGTGCAGCGATCAAATTCCCGTGTAAATTCCCGGTTCCCGGGCTCGTCCAAGACGACCAAACACATCTTCGTAACCGGTGGTGTGGCGTCCTCGCTCGGTAAGGGACTGACGGCTTCGAGCCTCGGTCACCTCCTGCGGGCACGCGGCCTGTCTGTAACTATGCAGAAGCTCGATCCCTATCTGAACGTGGATCCGGGCACGATGAACCCCTTCCAGCACGGCGAGGTCTTCGTCACTGACGACGGCGCCGAGACGGACCTGGATATCGGACACTACGAGCGGTTCCTCGACGAAAACCTTGAGGGATCAGCCAACGTGACCACCGGCCAGGTCTACTCCACCGTGATCGCCAAGGAACGCCGCGGCGAATACCTCGGGGACACCGTCCAGGTCATCCCGCACATCACCGATGAGATCAAGCGGCGCATGCGGCTGCCGGCCGAAGGCAAAAACGCGCCGGACGTCATCATCACCGAAATCGGCGGCACCGTGGGCGACATCGAGTCGCAGCCCTTTCTCGAGTCGGCCCGCCAGGTCCGCCAGGACATCGGCCGCGGCAACGTGTTCTTCGTCCATGTCTCCCTGGTGCCCTACATCGGACCCTCCCAGGAACTGAAGACCAAACCGACGCAGCACTCCGTGGCAGCCCTGCGCTCCATCGGCATCCAGCCCGAGGCAATCGTGGTCCGTTCGGACCGCGAAGTTCCCCAAGCCATGCGTGACAAGATTGGCCGCATGTGCGACGTCGACATCGAAGCCGTCATCGGCTGCCCGGACGCCCCGAGCATCTACGACATCCCCAAAACCCTGCACTCCCAGGGCCTGGATTCCTACATCGTCCGCGCCCTGGACCTGCCGTTCAAGGACGTTGACTGGACCAGTTGGGACAAGCTGCTCGAAGCAGTCCACAACCCCAAGCACCACGTGGAAATCGCACTGGTGGGCAAGTACATCGACCTGCCGGACGCCTACCTGTCCGTGACCGAGGCCCTGCGTGCCGGCGGCTTCGCCAACGACACCAAGGTTAAGATCCGCTGGGTACCGTCGGATGAATGCGAAACCCATGAAGGCGCAGTGGCGTCCCTGGACGGCGTGGACGCCATCTGCGTTCCCGGCGGCTTCGGCATCCGCGGCCTCGAAGGCAAGCTGGGCGCCCTTAAGTACGCCCGCGAAACCAAGCTGCCTGTGCTGGGCCTGTGCCTGGGCCTGCAGTGCATGGTGATCGAATATGCGCGGAACGTGGTGGGCCTCGAAGGCGCTTCCTCCAGCGAGTTTGAGCCGGATTCCAAATACCCGGTGATTGCCACCATGGAAGAGCAGCTGGACATCGTTGACGGCAAGGGCGATCTCGGCGGCACCATGCGCCTGGGCCTGTACGAAGCAAAGCTCGACGACGGCTCGGTCATTGCCGAAACCTACGGGAAGACCACCGTCAGCGAACGCCACCGGCACCGCTACGAGGTCAACAACAAGTACCGTGACCAGATCGCTGCCGAGGGCCTTGTGTTCTCCGGAACGTCGCCGGACGGCAAGCTCGTGGAATTTGTTGAGCTGCCCCGGGAAGTCCACCCGTTCTACGTGGCAACCCAGGCGCACCCCGAACTGAGCTCACGGCCCACACGGCCGCACCCGCTCTTTGCCGGGCTCATCAAAGCCGCCCTGGACCACCAGAACGCACAGGACGTGCCGGCAGCCAAGCTGTCCCGTACGGTTGCCGCAAAATAG
- the tyrS gene encoding tyrosine--tRNA ligase codes for MSELNDLESQQNDPTFANVWQELKWRGLVHVSTDEEELEKLLAGDPITYYCGFDPTAPSLHLGNLVQLLVMRRLQLAGHQPLGLVGGSTGLIGDPRPTAERTLNTKDTVNEWVGYLQAQVRRFLSFDGPSAARMVNNLDWTAPLSAIDFLREIGKHYRVGTMLRKDAVASRLSSDEGISYTEFSYQILQGMDYLQLFRDYSCMLQTGGSDQWGNLTSGTELIRKVEGKSVHALGTPLITNSDGTKFGKSEGNAIWLDAGMCSPYAFYQFWLNTADSDVVDRLKVFTFLSRAEIETLAAAVAERPFAREGQRKLAFEVTSLVHGVEATEKVIAASAALFGNGDLSALDRPTLEAATSELPSARIQVDGLGIIDLLVASGLSDSKSAARRTVGEGGAYVNNEKVSDPEAVISESELLHGQYLLLRRGKKNLATVEVLVP; via the coding sequence GTGTCAGAACTCAACGATCTCGAATCCCAGCAGAACGACCCCACCTTCGCCAACGTCTGGCAGGAGCTGAAGTGGCGCGGCCTGGTCCACGTCTCCACCGATGAAGAGGAACTGGAAAAGCTCCTCGCCGGTGATCCGATCACCTATTACTGCGGATTCGACCCCACCGCGCCGAGCCTGCACCTCGGCAACCTGGTCCAACTCCTCGTGATGCGCCGGCTGCAGCTCGCCGGGCACCAGCCCCTGGGGCTGGTGGGCGGATCCACGGGACTGATCGGCGATCCGCGGCCCACCGCCGAGCGAACGCTGAACACCAAGGACACCGTCAACGAATGGGTGGGCTACCTCCAGGCCCAGGTCCGCCGCTTCCTCAGCTTCGATGGCCCCAGCGCGGCCCGCATGGTCAACAACCTCGACTGGACCGCGCCGTTGAGCGCCATCGACTTCCTGCGCGAGATCGGCAAGCACTACCGTGTCGGCACCATGCTTCGCAAGGATGCTGTCGCTTCCCGCCTCAGTTCCGACGAAGGCATCAGCTACACCGAATTCAGCTATCAGATCCTGCAGGGCATGGACTACCTCCAGCTGTTCCGCGACTACAGCTGCATGCTGCAGACCGGCGGCTCGGACCAATGGGGCAACCTCACCAGCGGCACTGAACTCATCCGCAAGGTTGAGGGCAAGAGTGTGCACGCCCTGGGCACACCGCTGATCACCAACTCGGACGGCACCAAGTTCGGCAAGAGCGAAGGCAACGCCATCTGGCTCGACGCCGGCATGTGCAGCCCGTACGCCTTCTACCAGTTCTGGCTGAACACCGCCGACTCTGACGTGGTGGACCGGCTCAAGGTCTTCACCTTCCTGAGCCGCGCGGAGATCGAAACGTTGGCAGCGGCCGTGGCAGAACGTCCCTTTGCACGGGAAGGCCAGCGGAAGCTGGCGTTCGAAGTTACTTCCCTGGTCCATGGTGTGGAGGCAACAGAGAAAGTCATCGCGGCATCTGCTGCCCTCTTTGGCAACGGTGACCTGTCCGCCCTGGATCGGCCAACGCTGGAAGCGGCCACGTCGGAGCTTCCGTCCGCCCGCATCCAGGTGGATGGCCTCGGGATCATTGACCTGCTCGTGGCATCTGGCCTGTCGGATAGCAAGTCCGCGGCCCGGCGGACTGTCGGTGAAGGCGGCGCCTACGTAAACAACGAGAAGGTGTCCGACCCGGAAGCTGTCATCTCCGAGTCGGAGCTGCTGCATGGCCAGTACCTGCTCCTGCGCCGCGGCAAGAAGAATCTCGCGACTGTCGAAGTCCTGGTTCCTTAG
- the recN gene encoding DNA repair protein RecN — translation MLEELRIRDLGVITDATLPLGPGLSVVTGETGAGKTMVVTAVGLLLGARSDAGAVRSGAKSATAEAVLKLDAGHPAIARAVEAGADVEEFDGGAELILARRLGADGRSRAFLGGRAAPVGVLAEIGETLVVVHGQSDQIRLKGAAAQRGALDKFAGDALVGPLASYQALYSHWKASQAELEALRSAARDRLREAESLEVALAEISTVDPQPGEDESLKAEAVKLANVEELRIAANTAHQALIAEDYGDSGDATTLVDVAKRTLEHVAEHDAELGSAAARLAEVGFLLNDIATELASYQAGLDSEGPERLAEIEDRRAALATLVRKYAPSIDEVLVWAENARVRFDELQDDSTRIEALDADVVRTEAELQKQAGAVSKIRAKAAKDLSGRVSAELKALAMADATLVITREAAAQLTPHGADEITFLLQPHSGAPARPLGKGASGGELSRVMLAIEVVLAAVDPVPTFVFDEVDAGVGGRAAVEIGRRLAMLAQHVQVLVVTHLPQVAAFADQHITVTKTSVRGADGGTATGFTSSDVRLLDGQERVRELARMLAGQEDSESAQAHAQELLDDAKLLPQRA, via the coding sequence ATGCTTGAAGAACTGAGAATCCGCGATCTGGGCGTTATCACCGACGCCACGCTGCCGCTTGGCCCCGGCCTGAGCGTCGTTACCGGCGAAACCGGTGCCGGCAAAACTATGGTGGTCACCGCCGTCGGCCTCCTGCTGGGGGCGAGGTCCGACGCCGGGGCGGTCCGGAGCGGCGCGAAGAGCGCCACGGCGGAGGCCGTCCTCAAGCTCGACGCCGGGCATCCGGCCATTGCCCGGGCGGTGGAAGCGGGTGCCGACGTCGAGGAGTTCGACGGCGGCGCTGAACTCATTCTCGCGCGTCGCCTCGGCGCGGACGGGCGCAGCCGTGCCTTCCTGGGCGGTCGGGCTGCCCCCGTGGGCGTTCTCGCCGAGATCGGCGAAACCCTCGTGGTGGTCCACGGCCAGTCGGACCAGATCAGGCTGAAGGGCGCGGCCGCCCAGCGCGGCGCCCTGGACAAATTTGCCGGCGACGCGCTGGTCGGCCCGCTGGCCTCCTACCAGGCGCTCTACAGCCATTGGAAGGCCAGCCAGGCGGAACTGGAAGCCCTGCGCAGCGCTGCTCGTGACAGGCTCCGCGAGGCCGAGTCGCTCGAAGTCGCCCTGGCCGAAATCAGCACCGTGGATCCGCAGCCGGGGGAGGACGAGTCCCTCAAGGCGGAGGCCGTGAAACTGGCCAACGTGGAAGAGCTAAGGATTGCGGCAAACACGGCACACCAGGCGCTCATCGCGGAAGACTACGGTGACTCGGGTGACGCCACAACCCTCGTGGACGTCGCGAAAAGAACCCTGGAGCACGTGGCCGAGCACGACGCCGAGCTGGGGTCCGCCGCGGCACGGTTGGCTGAAGTGGGCTTCCTGCTCAATGACATCGCTACTGAGCTGGCCAGCTATCAGGCCGGCCTGGACTCGGAGGGCCCGGAACGCCTCGCCGAGATCGAGGACCGGCGGGCCGCCCTGGCCACGTTGGTCCGCAAATACGCCCCCAGCATCGACGAAGTCCTGGTGTGGGCGGAAAACGCCCGGGTCCGTTTCGACGAGCTGCAGGACGACTCCACCAGGATCGAAGCCCTGGATGCGGACGTTGTCCGGACCGAAGCGGAGCTGCAGAAGCAGGCTGGTGCCGTCAGCAAAATCCGGGCCAAGGCTGCCAAGGACCTCTCCGGCCGGGTGAGCGCGGAGCTGAAGGCACTCGCCATGGCCGACGCCACCCTGGTCATCACCCGTGAGGCGGCCGCTCAGCTGACACCCCATGGAGCGGACGAGATCACGTTCCTGCTCCAGCCGCACTCCGGAGCCCCGGCCCGTCCGCTGGGCAAGGGCGCCTCCGGCGGCGAACTGTCCAGGGTCATGCTGGCCATCGAGGTGGTGCTGGCCGCTGTGGACCCGGTGCCCACGTTTGTGTTCGACGAGGTGGACGCCGGCGTCGGTGGCCGGGCCGCCGTCGAAATTGGCCGCCGGCTGGCCATGCTGGCACAGCACGTGCAGGTCCTGGTGGTCACACACCTGCCGCAGGTGGCAGCCTTCGCGGACCAGCACATCACCGTCACCAAGACATCCGTCAGAGGGGCCGACGGCGGCACCGCCACCGGGTTCACGTCCAGTGATGTTCGCCTCCTCGACGGCCAGGAGCGGGTGCGGGAGCTCGCCCGGATGCTGGCCGGCCAGGAGGATTCAGAATCAGCCCAGGCACACGCCCAGGAACTGCTGGACGACGCAAAACTGCTGCCGCAGCGGGCCTGA
- a CDS encoding HAD-IIA family hydrolase, with amino-acid sequence MTEVPLISLFDALLADLDGVVYAGQHAIPGAVDSLQQLEGLGIGLGYVTNNASRTPAQVAAHLRELGAPADDEQVVSSSQAAAELLASLVAPGARVLITGSPALAQEIELVGLTPVYSQDEDPVAVVQGFNPGIGWKDLAEASFVVSAGALWIATNTDMSIPQARGMAPGNGTLVAAVAAATGQTPRVAGKPEAPLFHAAAKRLAADRPLVVGDRLDTDILGGNNAGFATVAVLTGVDTTASILAARTAERPDYIINSLSDLHRPYPAVDHADGTHRCGASAARVSGDTIQISGSEGDLDSWRAACAAWWTAVPDAARATEPKLEWRDH; translated from the coding sequence ATGACTGAAGTTCCACTGATTTCCCTGTTTGACGCCCTTTTGGCGGACCTGGACGGCGTGGTCTACGCCGGACAGCACGCCATCCCCGGCGCCGTGGACTCGCTGCAGCAACTGGAAGGTTTGGGCATTGGCCTCGGCTATGTCACCAACAATGCTTCCCGCACTCCGGCGCAGGTAGCGGCGCATCTCCGTGAACTGGGTGCGCCGGCGGATGACGAGCAAGTGGTCAGTTCTTCGCAAGCCGCAGCTGAGCTCCTGGCATCGCTCGTCGCCCCGGGAGCGCGGGTGCTGATCACCGGCAGCCCCGCCCTGGCGCAGGAAATCGAGCTGGTGGGACTGACTCCTGTCTACAGTCAGGATGAGGATCCGGTCGCCGTTGTCCAGGGGTTCAATCCCGGGATCGGCTGGAAGGATCTGGCCGAGGCGTCGTTCGTCGTGTCGGCCGGAGCCCTGTGGATCGCTACCAACACCGATATGTCCATTCCGCAGGCTCGCGGCATGGCCCCGGGAAACGGCACGCTGGTGGCAGCAGTAGCCGCCGCTACCGGACAGACTCCGAGGGTTGCCGGCAAGCCGGAGGCTCCGCTGTTCCACGCCGCCGCCAAACGGCTCGCGGCTGACCGCCCGCTGGTGGTGGGCGACCGCCTGGACACGGACATCCTCGGCGGCAACAACGCCGGGTTTGCCACGGTGGCGGTGCTGACCGGCGTCGACACCACGGCCAGCATCCTGGCCGCACGTACGGCCGAGCGTCCGGACTACATCATCAATTCCCTCAGCGACCTCCACCGTCCCTACCCGGCCGTGGACCACGCTGACGGCACACACCGCTGCGGGGCGTCCGCCGCGCGGGTCAGCGGTGACACCATCCAGATCAGCGGCAGCGAGGGTGACCTGGATTCGTGGCGGGCTGCCTGCGCCGCGTGGTGGACTGCGGTCCCTGACGCGGCCCGGGCCACCGAGCCCAAACTCGAGTGGCGCGATCATTAG
- a CDS encoding NUDIX hydrolase yields MPGTPETPQAARQVSDAPSPRRLLSTEKVYEGRIWDVVSDSFQLSEAGESLTRDYIDHPGAVAVLPMNDAGEVLLIRQYRHPVGMDLWEIPAGLLDVEGEDFVVGAARELAEEADLAAGEWNVLADFFNSPGSSSEAIRIYLARGLTEVPHHERHERTDEEAEIEFHWIPLDDAVASVLEGRLHNPSAVVGILAAAAAKADGFAGLRPADSPWTAHPSQR; encoded by the coding sequence ATGCCCGGAACACCTGAAACCCCCCAAGCTGCACGGCAGGTTTCGGATGCACCGAGCCCGCGCCGTCTTCTGTCTACGGAGAAGGTCTACGAAGGCCGGATCTGGGATGTGGTCAGCGACAGCTTCCAGCTGAGCGAGGCGGGGGAGTCCCTGACCCGCGACTACATCGACCACCCCGGCGCCGTTGCCGTCCTGCCGATGAACGACGCCGGCGAGGTTCTGCTGATCAGGCAGTACCGGCACCCCGTGGGCATGGACCTTTGGGAAATCCCTGCCGGCCTCCTGGATGTGGAAGGCGAGGACTTTGTGGTGGGTGCGGCCCGCGAACTTGCCGAGGAAGCGGACCTCGCGGCCGGGGAGTGGAACGTCCTGGCTGACTTCTTCAACTCGCCGGGCTCCTCCAGCGAAGCCATCCGCATCTACCTCGCCCGCGGCCTCACCGAGGTGCCCCACCACGAACGCCACGAGCGGACCGACGAAGAAGCGGAAATTGAATTCCACTGGATCCCGTTGGACGACGCCGTGGCCTCGGTCCTGGAAGGCAGGCTGCACAACCCGTCCGCCGTCGTCGGAATCCTGGCTGCTGCCGCGGCGAAGGCTGATGGCTTTGCCGGACTGCGTCCCGCGGATTCACCCTGGACTGCGCACCCCAGCCAGCGTTGA
- a CDS encoding NAD kinase: MSRRVLVLAHTGREESLKAAWEACAQLHDSGIVPVMQESELRDMERFFGQLTQPVEILHDHVQLPDVELVMVLGGDGTILRAAELVREVDVPLLGVNLGHVGFLAESERADLAQTVEWIARRDYTVEERMTIDVQVWVRGQKIWHTWALNEAAIEKGNRERMIEVVTEVDERPLTSFGCDGVVVATPTGSTAYAFSAGGPVVWPEVEALVIVPISAHALFAKPLVVSPRSRLAVEVLTRTGAQGVLWCDGRRSVDLPPGARVEVTKSATPVRLARTHQTPFSARLVRKFELPIHGWRGPVPQSETIHTGPIPIVRTPRPRPPLQLASGDQPEGQTDPATAK, from the coding sequence ATGAGCAGGCGAGTACTTGTCCTTGCCCACACTGGCCGCGAGGAATCACTGAAGGCCGCCTGGGAAGCCTGCGCCCAACTGCATGACTCCGGCATTGTTCCCGTCATGCAGGAGTCTGAGCTGCGTGACATGGAAAGATTCTTCGGGCAGCTCACCCAGCCGGTGGAGATCCTGCACGACCACGTACAGTTGCCGGACGTTGAGCTGGTCATGGTCCTGGGCGGTGACGGCACCATCCTGCGCGCGGCAGAGCTGGTGCGGGAGGTGGACGTACCCTTGCTGGGCGTCAACCTTGGCCACGTCGGCTTCCTGGCCGAGAGCGAGCGGGCGGACCTGGCCCAAACAGTGGAATGGATTGCCCGCCGCGACTACACGGTGGAAGAACGCATGACCATCGACGTCCAGGTCTGGGTCCGCGGCCAGAAGATCTGGCACACCTGGGCCCTGAACGAGGCCGCGATCGAAAAAGGCAACCGCGAACGCATGATCGAGGTGGTGACCGAAGTGGACGAGCGTCCGCTGACGTCCTTCGGCTGCGACGGTGTTGTGGTGGCCACTCCCACAGGATCCACCGCGTACGCGTTCTCCGCCGGCGGACCCGTGGTCTGGCCCGAGGTGGAGGCCCTGGTGATTGTTCCCATCAGCGCCCACGCGCTCTTTGCCAAACCGCTGGTGGTATCACCGCGGTCCCGGCTGGCCGTGGAAGTCCTCACCCGTACCGGCGCCCAGGGCGTGCTCTGGTGCGATGGTCGGCGCTCCGTGGACCTGCCGCCCGGCGCCCGGGTTGAAGTGACCAAGTCCGCCACCCCGGTCCGGCTGGCCAGGACGCACCAGACGCCCTTTTCAGCGCGGCTGGTCCGCAAATTTGAACTCCCCATCCACGGCTGGCGCGGGCCCGTGCCGCAGTCGGAGACCATCCACACCGGACCCATCCCGATCGTCCGGACGCCACGGCCCAGGCCGCCGCTCCAGCTTGCCTCCGGCGACCAGCCGGAGGGCCAAACCGATCCCGCGACCGCAAAGTGA
- a CDS encoding 8-oxo-dGTP diphosphatase, translating to MTFTPVTLCFLTRESAGVPQVLLGLKKTGFGRGKVVGLGGHVEPGETDEEAACREVHEEAGLVVRQEDLRDAGMVTFDFPARPEWNMSTRLFVAARWTGQPAESAEIRPEWFDVGALPVDRMWQDAAHWLPLALGGSFLRLTVVLNDDNETVREVLDYSTR from the coding sequence ATGACGTTCACCCCTGTCACGCTGTGCTTCCTGACCCGTGAGTCCGCAGGGGTGCCACAGGTCCTGCTTGGCCTGAAGAAAACCGGCTTCGGCCGCGGCAAAGTGGTGGGGCTTGGCGGCCATGTCGAGCCGGGGGAGACGGATGAAGAGGCTGCCTGCCGCGAAGTCCACGAGGAAGCCGGCCTAGTGGTCCGGCAGGAGGATCTGCGCGACGCTGGCATGGTGACCTTCGATTTCCCGGCCCGCCCGGAGTGGAACATGAGCACCCGGCTCTTCGTCGCAGCCCGGTGGACCGGGCAGCCGGCCGAAAGTGCCGAGATCCGGCCGGAATGGTTCGACGTCGGCGCCTTGCCGGTGGACCGGATGTGGCAGGACGCGGCGCACTGGCTGCCGCTAGCGCTTGGCGGGTCTTTCTTGCGCCTGACAGTGGTCCTGAACGATGACAATGAAACCGTCCGCGAAGTGCTGGACTACTCGACCCGCTGA